A window from Fragaria vesca subsp. vesca linkage group LG5, FraVesHawaii_1.0, whole genome shotgun sequence encodes these proteins:
- the LOC101291727 gene encoding probable WRKY transcription factor 11-like, translating into MAIDLVRFSKIDDRTAMEEAASAGLQSMEHLIRVLSSQTPSQNNLDCREITDFTVSKFKQFISVLNRTGHARFRRGPAKQPSEPTTTYSAPPPPPNPVPPKSQTTLSFESRNPKANTKTNSNSKDCLTLSPPMSTTSSFLSSVTTGDGSISNGKVFSSAAVAPAPAFSAGKPPLSQSHRKRCHDELATKTTSSGRCHCSKRRKTKVKRTVRVPAISSKIADIPSDEFSWRKYGQKPIKGSPYPRGYYKCSSVRGCPARKHVERAQDDPTMLIVTYEAEHRHPHPQSNSVPAGVVGLVFQSS; encoded by the exons ATGGCAATTGATCTTGTTAGGTTCTCCAAGATCGACGATCGGACGGCCATGGAAGAAGCCGCCTCCGCCGGTTTGCAGAGCATGGAGCACCTTATCCGCGTCTTGTCAAGCCAAACCCCGTCTCAGAACAACCTCGATTGCCGTGAAATCACCGACTTCACCGTCTCCAAGTTCAAGCAGTTCATCTCCGTCTTGAACCGGACCGGCCACGCCCGCTTCCGCCGCGGACCGGCTAAGCAACCTAGTGAACCGACAACCACCTATTCAGCTCCTCCACCTCCTCCCAACCCGGTCCCACCAAAGTCTCAGACCACTTTGTCTTTTGAATCCAGAAATCCCAAAGCAAACACCAAAACCAATTCCAACTCCAAAGACTGCCTCACCTTGTCTCCACCCATGTCAACTACGTCGTCGTTTCTTTCTTCCGTCACCACCGGAGACGGCAGCATTTCGAACGGGAAAGTCTTCTCATCAGCTGCCGTAGCCCCGGCCCCGGCCTTCTCCGCCGGTAAGCCTCCGCTCTCACAATCTCACCGGAAACGCTGCCACGACGAGCTGGCGACCAAAACTACATCCTCCGGCCGATGCCATTGTTCTAAGAGAAG AAAAACCAAGGTGAAGAGGACAGTCCGTGTGCCGGCGATTAGTTCCAAAATCGCCGATATACCTTCCGACGAGTTTTCATGGAGGAAGTACGGCCAAAAGCCGATCAAGGGCTCCCCTTACCCACG AGGCTATTATAAGTGTAGTAGCGTGCGAGGGTGCCCAGCGAGGAAACACGTGGAGCGCGCACAGGACGACCCCACCATGCTTATCGTTACCTACGAAGCCGAGCACCGTCACCCTCACCCGCAGTCTAACTCAGTCCCCGCCGGTGTCGTGGGTCTCGTGTTCCAGTCGTCTTGA